GTCAGCCAGAACCAGCCGTGAGGTAAATTACGCAATAAATATATGTAAGTTATCAGTCCTATATAAACAGTACTGAAAAAAGTTACGGAGATTGATACCAGAGCATCTTTCTCCGGGGAAAACAATATAGTTAAAAGATAAACTAGTATAAGAGCAGTAAGAGATAACAACGAATATGTACTACTATAGGCATACGCCGCAAACAATAGTATCGCGCTGCCCATAAAAGCAGGCCAGTACTTAGGTTCTAATCCGCGGCGAGAAACCATTTTAATCATTTCACTTAATCCAACCCAATATATAAGTGCTGTCATTAAAAACAGGTATAACCCACCATACCATACTACAATTATAATCAGTGGAACTCCCAAAAGTGCACTCGCCAGCCGCTTCCATAACACTACATTTCACCAACCCACCGTTATGAATGTATAAGACCGCCAAAACGTCTTTCCCGGTGCTGAAAATCTAGAATTGCCTGCAGAAGTGTAACCTTCTTAAAATCCGGCCACATTACAGACGTTAACCAAAATTCCGTATAAGCCAATTGCCATAATAAAAAATTGCTTACTCTAAAATCCCCTGCAGGGCGAATAAGAAGGTCAGGGTCAGGCAGCCCTACAGTGTACAGATGATTAGCTAGTGTTTCCTCGTTAATGCTCTCAGGATCTAATTTTCCTTCTTTGACTTTCTTTGCTATTTTCCGTGCAGCATCAACTAATTCCAGCCGGCCACCGTAATTAAGTGCTATATTTAAGACCAGGCCTTTGTTGCCACTTGTTTTATTCACCGCAGCTTGCAAAGCCATGCCTGCACTTTCAGGTAACCGGTCAATTCTTCCGATAGGATTAATGCGCACATTATTCTCATGTAGTTCACGCATTTCATTGTATAAATATTCCACCAGCAGGTCCATCAGCACATTCACTTCTTCCTGCGGGCGTTTCCAATTTTCCGAGGAGAAAGCATAGACAGTGAGTACTTTTATATGCAGCTCTACACATAGCCTCACTATCTCCCGCAGGGATTCCACCCCGGCCCTGTGCCCTTCTGCTCGGGGCATATTTTTTTGCATGGCCCAGCGGCCGTTCCCATCCATAATAATAGCAATATGGCAAGGTAAGCCTGAATGATCCAGCTTTTTTTTAAGTTCATTTTCCTTTTCATTTATATCAGGGACAGCGAAATTGCTTTCCTTCACTCTGGAGCCCCCTTTTCTTTATTAACACTTAGTAAACAACCCCCTCTGTTTCAGGAGGGGGTTAGGGTATTACTCTTCAATAATCGCCCCAATGGGACATTCATCGATACACGTACCGCACGCTTCGCACTTATCCGCGTCAATGCTGTACTTATCTCCCTCTACAATAGCTTCGGTCGGGCAGGACTCTAAACAGGTTCCGCAAGCTTCACATTGATCAGTAATTTTGTAGGCCATTTCTTCGAACTGGCACCTCCTTTCACCATTTATTCCCTGGCAACTGTTAAGACTCCCCTTCCAGGGGAAGTTTGTAGAAACCGCAATACCCTTGGCCTACCCTGAGATTGATCACCCGGAGCTTTAGTATAAATAATTTTTACATCCCAACCAGTTTCATTGCAATGAACGATTGCTTCGTCCAAGGTTAGGGCCAAAACATCTGGCTGTTTCACTATAAAACCCTCTTAAACCGTCATGATTTCCTTTTCTTTAGTGGCAAGCAACTGGTCTATTTCTTTTACGTACTTGTCTGTCAATTTTTGCACATCATCCTGCAAATTTCTTAATCCATCCTCCGAAATATCTCCGTTTTTCTCCTGAGCTTTAAGTTTGTCATTAACATCACGGCGAATATTTCTTACTGCTACCCGTCCCTCTTCAGCCTTTTTCTTGACCACTTTAACCAGCTCGGTGCGGCGTTCCTCAGTAAGCTGTGGAATGGCAAGTCTGATTACATTTCCGTCATTAGTAGGCGTAATTCCTAAATCCGATTTCAAAATTGCACGCTCAACATCAGCCATAACATTTTTATCCCACGGCTGAATCACCAGTAGCCTGGGCTCAGGAGCGGAAACATTGGAAAGCTGGGTAAGTGGAGTAGGTGTTCCGTAATAATCAACGGTAACCTTATCCACTAGAGCCGGTGTGGCACGCCCTGCCCGCAAAGTAGCCAGTTCTTTTTTCATTACCTCTACGGATTTCTTCATGTTATTTTCAGCTTCCGTCAGAAGAGGATTAGCCAACTAAATCACCTCCAACATAAGTACCCACGTCTTCTCCGGCAATAACCCGTTTGATGTTTCCCTGCTCAGTAAGGTTAAAAACGATTAAGGGAATTCGGTTATCCATGCAAAGAGAGGTGGCCGTAGCATCCATTACTTTTAGTCCTTTATTCAAAACATCAATGTAACTAAGCTCTCCAAACTTCTTTGCACCGGGATTTTCGAGGGGATCGGAATCATAAACTCCGTCAACTCTTTTGGCCATCAGTATTACTTCGGCCTCTATTTCAGCCGCCCGTAAAGCGGCAGTGGTGTCAGTGGAGAAATACGGGTTTCCGGTGCCGCCGCCAAAAATAACCACCCGCCCCTTTTGCAGGTGTCTTATGGCACGGCGCCTTATGTACGGCTCAGCCACTTCTCTCATTTCAATAGCAGTCTGGACCCTGGTATCTACTCCCTGCTTGGCCAGAGCGTCCTGCAAAGCCAGAGAATTTATCACGGTGGCCAACATACCCATGTAATCGGCTGTAGCGCGATCCATGCCCTTGGCACTACCGGCAACTCCCCGCCAGATATTCCCTCCACCGACAACAACTGCGACTTCCACCTTCAACTCGGCCAATTCCTTAATCTGCCCGGCAATGGAATTAGCCACATCCGGATCAATTCCATGACCCTGCAATCCAGCCAGGGCCTCACCGCTGAGTTTTAATATCACGCGCTTATACTTAGGAGACACCATATGGAGCTTATTGACCTCCAGTCGATTACTGATTCTACACTGCTCTTGGAAATCCTTTCAATGAAGACCTAATTAAACCGAAAAATTAACAGACAAATTACTACTTATTAACGGCTGCCATCACTTCATCGGCAAAGTCGTCTTTTTTCTTCTCTTTACCTTCACCCAACTCATAACGCGTGAAACGCCTGATGGATATATTTTCACCAATCTTGGCAATCTTTTCATTTACTAATTGCTCCACTGTCATGTCGGTATCCTTGATGAAAGGTTGTTCCAACAGACAAGTCTCTTTAAAGTACTTATCTATGCGGCCCTCAACCATTTTATCAATAATCTTTTCAGGCTTACCTTCGTTTTGGGCCTGTACCCGCAAAATTTTCTTTTCCTTTTCTACCATTTCCTGAGGCACTTCATTGCGTGATACATATTGAGGGTTTGCTGCCGCCACTTGCATAGCCACATCACGCACAAATTGCTTAAATTCATCCGTTTTACCTACAAAATCAGTTTCACAATTAACTTCAACTAAAACTCCGATACGGCCATTACCGTGAATATAGGAATCAACCAATCCTTCTGCGGTCACCCTACCTGCCTTTTTGGCTGCCTGGGCCAAACCTTTTTCCCGCAAGAAATCTTTTGCCTTTTCCATATCTCCAGCGGTTTCTTGCAGGGCTTTTTTGCAGTCCATCATACCGCAACCGGTACTTTCCCGTAACTCTTTAACCATGCTTGCTGTAATTTCTGCCATAGTTCAAACCTCCCTAATACCACCATTTTCCTTTATAATTAAATATTATATCCAAAAATTAATTTTACCAAAACTCACATGCAGAAAAAAGGCAGGGGCTGCCCCAAGGCCGGTCCCCCACCGTTTTTGTACTATTCGGCAACTGCAACCTGCTCTCCCTGTTTGCCTTCCAACACAGCGTCAGCCATTTTGGAGGTCAATAACCTGACAGCCCGGATTGCATCATCATTACCGGGAATGACATAGTCAATCTCATCAGGGTCACAGTTTGTATCTACAATCGCGATAATAGGGATCCCCAACTTGCGCCCTTCTGCAACTGCGATACGCTCTTTACGCGGATCTATAACGAATATAGCTGCAGGCAGCTTCTTCATCATTTTAATGCCACCTAAAAACTTATGCAGCCTTTCTTTCTCATGCAACAATTCGGCTACTTCCTTTTTGGGTAGCAGCGCCATTGTCCCTTCCTCTTCCATACGTTCCAGCTCATGCAAACGATCAATACGCTTACGAATGGTCTGGAAGTTTGTTAGCATTCCGCCCAGCCAGCGCTGGTTTACAAAAAACATACCGCACCGCTCTGCTTCTTCCTTTACAGAGTGCATGGCTTGTTTTTTGGTTCCCACAAAAAGAACAGACTCACCTTCCGCCGCGAGGCGCCTTACAAAGTTATAAGCCTCGTCCACCTTCTTAACGGTTTTCTGCAGGTCAATAATGTAGATACCGTTACGGTCAGTGAAAATGTAGGAAGCCATTTTAGGATTCCAACGCCGGGTTTGGTGTCCGAAATGCACACCTGCCTCCAGCAGTTGCTTCATGGTTATGACAGCCACATGCACACCTCCTCCCTGGTTTTTCCTCCGCCACCTTCACATTTACAGGAACCCCGCCGCAAGGCGCGGCACCCCCCGTAAAATCCGGCAACGTGTGTATTTTACACCGGATTGATTCTAACACAATCTTTGCCAGGGTGCAAGAAAAAGATAAATAAAAAAACCACAGCCTGCGCTGTGGTTTTGTTTTTGCGCCTAATGTTGTTTCATCCGATCCAGCTCTTCCAACAGCCGGTCATTCAATACTTTAATAAAGGTACCTTTCATGCCCAGAGACTTCGATTCGATGACCCCGGCACTTTCAAACTTGCGCAGAGCATTAACAATAACTGACCTGGTTATGCCCACCCGGTCAGCGATCTTACTGGCCACCAGAAGGCCTTCATCGCCCTCCAGTTGATCAAAAATATGCTGCACAGCATCAAGTTCCGAGTACGATAATGTTCCCAGAGCTATTTGCACCGCGGCCCGCTTACGGGCCTCTTCTTCCATTCTGTCAGCCCTGGCCCGCAAAATCTCCATACCAACTACAGTGGAACCGTACTCACCCAGAACCAGATCCTCATCGTTAAAGTTTTTATCAAACTTTGCCAATACCAGAGTTCCCAAACGGGAGCCGGCACCCACAATAGGTACAACCGTGGTTACCTTATTGTTAAACTTACAAGGTGTTTGGTGGTGAAATGCACAAGCATTTCCTGCCTGACAGAAGTTAGCGTGAGTCTCATTAATACTTAAAAGGTATTCATTATAATCCTGAGGAAAACCTGCTGGGGATTCCACAAATTCCTGCATTACCTCGCAGGTAAAACCTTTTAAATAATTATAGCCTAATGGCTTACCACGTCGGTCAATAATATATACACTACACTCAATGTTATCACTGAGAATAGCAGCAATTTCTTTATAATCCACTGGATAACCCGCGGACTTTTGTAATAATTTATTGATGGAACGTGTTTTTTCTAGCAAATCGCGCATACTAGTATCGCCCCTTTTTATTCTAGAGAATATAGCGACTAAGGTCTTGATTCATTACGACTTCGCTGAGTTTATTGTTTACATACTCTTTATTAATCGCAAATGACTGTCCACTCAGCTCGGGAGCCTCAAAAGAAAGGTCCTCTAATAACTTTTCCATAATTGTCTGTAAACGCCTAGCGCCTATGTTTTCAGTCTGCTCATTAACAGTATACGCGATTTTTGCTATTTCGACAAGAGAATTTTGTGAAAACTTAATCTCAAGCCCTTCTGTGGCCAGCAATGCGGTATATTGTTTGATTAATGCATTTTTGGGTTCGACTAAAATCTGCAAAAAATGCTCCTCAGTGAGACTTTGCAATTCTACTCTGATGGGAAACCTTCCCTGCAGCTCAGGAATCAAATCAGAAGGTTTTGACATATGAAAAGCGCCGGCCGCAATAAAAAGAATGTGATCAGTCTTCACCGGCCCGTATTTAGTTACCACAGTAGAACCTTCCACCACAGGAAGGATATCACGCTGCACACCACCCCGAGAAACATCTGCCCCGGCACCTGAATCATTGACTGCAATTTTATCAATTTCATCCAGAAAAATTATTCCCTGTTCTTCCACTTTGGTCACGGCTTCTGCTTTAACCTCATCCATGTCGATCAGGTTTTGTGCCTCTTGCTGGGCCAGAATTTTCCTTCCCTCACTTACTGTAACCCTTCTTTTGCGTTTCTTTTTAGGCATCAGACCTCCAAGCATATCCTGCATATTTATTCCCATTTCCTCATATCCGGAACCGTTAAACACTTCTAACATAGAAGGTGAGCCTTCCTCAACCTCTACTTCCACATATTCCTTTTCTAATTCTCCACGGGCCAGCTTTTCCCTTACACTTTCCCGCTCAAAATTAACACGCTGCTTCATTTGCTGATCAGACGTATCTTCATCCTGGTTTTGCCACCCACTAAAAATCATTTCCAGGGGATTTTTGGCGGCAGATTTGTCACCCGGCATAGGTGCCAGAAGTTCCACCAATCTTTCTTCCGCCAATTTGATGGCCTTTTCCTCTACTTTACTCATTTTCTCCTGCTTAATCATGCGCACCGCAGTTTCCACCAGGTCACGCACCATCGACTCCACATCTCTTCCTACATACCCCACTTCTGTAAACTTGGTTGCCTCCACTTTCACAAAGGGAGCATGAACAAGCTTCGCCAGCCTACGGGCAATCTCGGTTTTTCCCACGCCGGTGGGGCCGATCATCAGTATGTTTTTGGGCAGTACCTCCTCCTGTAGGTCCTGGGGGAGGTTGCTGCGGCGGTATCTGTTACGCAGCGCAATGGCTACCGCCTTTTTAGCTTCTTTTTGACCGATAATGTACTTATTGAGCTCTTCTACAATCTCTCTTGGAGTCATTATATACACCTCATCAATTAAGCGCCGGTTTGGCGCCTATAATTCTTCCACCGTTATCCAATCATTGGTGTAAACACAGATATCCGCGGCTACCTGCAAAGCTTCCCTAACTATATCCGGCGCCGGAAGGTCAGTGTTTTTGACCAGCACCCGGGCGGCTGCAAGGGCGTAGGAGCCGCCGGAGCCAACGGCCACAATTCCGTCATCAGGTTCGATAACTTCTCCGCTCCCGCTAATCACAAGCAGGTAGTTTTCGTTAGCCACAATGAGTAAAGCCTCCAGGCGCCGCAGCATTTTATCTAAACGCCACTCCTTGGCCAACTCCACTGCCGCCCGCTGCAAATTGCCGTGGTAGGCCTCCAGTTTCCCCTCAAACTTTTCAAAAAGAGTGAAGGCATCGGCAACCGATCCCGCAAAACCGGCCAACACACTATCTTTATAAAGACGTCTTACCTTTTTGGCCCTATGCTTTAAAATGGTATTTTCGCCGAAAGTCACCTGACCATCACCGGCCACAGCCACTTTATTGTCTTTTTTAACCGCTACAATGGTAGTTCCGTGAAACATATAAAAGTCCCCTTCCCCCAGCCGAACAACTAAGCCCTTGGGTGTGCCTTCTTATATTCTTGCCTGAGCCTCTCCCGCGTAACATGGGTATATATTTGAGTGGTGGACAGGCGCACGTGGCCCAACAACTCCTGTACCGCCCTTAAGTCCGCACCGTTATCCAACAGGTGGGTGGCAAAACTGTGTCTCAAAGTATGTGGGCTTATGCCTCTCTGGGCACTCATTTTTTTTACGTACCCGGATAGTACATTCCTAACCCCGCGATCAGTCAGCCTACCACCACGGTAATTTAGAAAAAGAGCTGCGTCAATACTGGACGAGTCTTTTGATTTTTGTAATTTATGCCGTACCTCTAGATAATCTTCCAAAGCAGCCCGGGCGTAGGAGCCAAATGGTACTATTCTCTCCTTACTACCTTTGCCCAAAACCTTTACTGTTTGGGCATTGAAGTCAACATCAGACATATCCAGGCCAACTAACTCCCCTACCCTTATCCCAGCTGCATATAGTATTTCCAATATAGCCAAGTCCCGCAAACCTAAAGGCTTGTCCCGGTCAGGCATGGACATCAACATACGTGCTTCATCTGCATATAAAAACCCTGGTAATTTGCGCCCTTGCTTGGGTAAAGACAGGCGCCGGGCAGGATTTTGATCAAAACTTCCCGCACGGTTCAAAAAGCGATAAAATGTTCTCCAGGCGGCAAGCCTGCGGGCCATAGTAGCACGCGACAGTCCCCTGGCCCGCAAGTGACCCAGATACTGGCGCAATAGGGTATAATCAAGCTCCCCGGGGCTTAATTCCAAGTCTTTCTTTTGCAAAAGCTCCGTGAAAAAAGATATCCCGTCCCATAGATCTCTTTGGTAACTATCAAGGGTGCGGGGTGAATAATTCCTTTCCACTTCGAGATAAGTCATAAATGAGTCCATATAATTATACATTTGTACCATTTCCTATCCAAACTGTTTTAATCCCCTACTTGCTCCTCCCATGCTTCCAATGATACTCCCAATGCTGCTAAAGCTCTGTCCGCGATCATCTTATTGCGCTGTTTTTTATCACGAATTTTCTTCCCTAAAGCAGGCAGCAAACCGAAAGTTATGTTCATGGGCTGAAAATGTCTGGAGTTAGCGGTAGTAATATATTGGGCCAGCGCGCCATGAGCTGTTTCCGGGGGGAAAACTACCGCACTTTTGCCCTGGGCCAGCCTGGATGCATTCAAACCTGCAACCAATCCGGAAGCAGCAGATTCCACATAACCCTCTACTCCGGTCATTTGACCGGCCAGCAGCAGGTCTTTTTGCCTCCGGCACTGGTAAGTGGGCTCTAACAGGCTGGGAGAATTAATATATGTATTTCGATGCATCACACCGAACCTTACAAATTCCGCATTTTCCAAGCCGGGAATCAATTTAAAAACTCTCTCTTGCTCTCCCCACTTAAGATGAGTTTGAAAACCCACCATGTTATAAAGAGTCCCCTGGGCATTATCCTGGCGAAGCTGCACCACAGCATATGGCTGCTTACCTGTGCGCGGATCGATAAGGCCCACAGGCTTTAATGGCCCAAACCGAATAGTGTCCGGACCCCGGGCGGCCATAACTTCAATAGGCATGCACCCTTCGAAATTTACTTCTTGTTCAAATCCTTTTCTCGGGGCTCTTTCCGCTGCCAGCATGGCATAGACAAAATGCTCATATTCTTCTTTATTCATAGGGCAGTTAAGATATGCCGCCTCCCCTTTATTATAGCGGGATGACCAAAAGGCCACATCTTTATTGATTGATTCTAAGGTCACTATGGGTGCTACTGCATCATAAAAATAAAGATATTCCTCTCCGGTGATTGTTCTCAAACCGGCTGCCATATTATCTGAGGTTAGAGGTCCGGTGGCCAGCACAACTAAACCGTCAGGAATAGTAGAAATTTCTTCCCTGTGAATGACCACCTGCGGGTGCTGGGACAATTTTTCTGTCACAGCACCCGCAAACCCGTCCCTGTCTACAGCCAAAGCACCCCCTGCAGGCACCCTGTTGCTGTCAGCGCAGTCCATAATCAGGGAATCCATGCGGCGCATTTCCTCTTTTAACAGACCCACAGCATTCTCCAGGGCTGCCGCCCGCAGCGAATTACTGCAAACCAATTCTGCAAAATTACCGGTGTGGTGGGCAGGCGTCTTTTTTTGCGGCCGCATTTCGTACAGGTGAACTTCCAATCCCCGCTTAGCGGCCTGCCATGCCGCTTCTGAGCCTGCAAGCCCTGCCCCCACTACCTTCACAACTTTTGTTTCCATTTAAACACTCCATTTTACCGAATCGTTCTGCCAGGAATTTTTTGCTTTTCCCTGTGACTTCTTTTTACTAGTCTTAGTTTTTTTGTTTTCATCTTGCACCTTACACTGCTTATTAATACACTGGTAAGTTTCATTACCCCGCTTGGTCTTTTTAACCATCATGCTCCCACAGTCCGGACATTTTCGTGCAGTAGGCTCATCCCAGGTTACAAATTCACAATTAGGGTAATTATTACACCCGTAAAATTTACGCCCCTTTTTGCTGCGTCTAATCACCATTTCACCACTGCATTCCGGACATTCTACACCGGTGGGCTCCAGTAAAGGTTTTGTATACCTGCATTCAGGAAAACCGGGACAGGCTAAAAACTTACCGTAGCGCCCCATCTTAATAACCAAATTCTTGCCGCATTCTTCGCATATTTCATCGGTTACTTCATCAGCTATTTCTACTTTTCCAATTTCTTCGTCTGCCTTTTCCAGGTCTTTTTGGAACGGGCGGTAGAAAGTCTCTAAAATCTTAACCCAATCTAATTCGCCCTCTTCGACATTGTCTAAATTATCTTCCATGGCCGCGGTAAATTCCACATCGAGTACATTAGGAAAGTATTCTTGCAATAATTCAACAACCAGGGTCCCAAGTTCAGTGGGAAAGAACTTTTTCTCTTCCCTGACCACATAGCCACGCTTGAGAATGGTATCTACAATGGGGGCATAGGTGCTAGGCCGCCCAATACCCTTTTCTTCTAAAATCTTGACCAGGGTGGCGTCAGTATACCGGGGGGGTGGCTGCGTGAAATGCTGCTCCGGAACAAGGGAAATCAACTTGAGCTTATCCTTTTCTGTTAATTCCGGCAGCAACTTGTTGTCATCGTTATCCTTCGGCTTATCAGTTGCCTCGGTATATACTTTCATAAAACCCGGGAATTTAACCACAGAGCCGGTTGCCCGGAAGGTATAGTTTCCTGCCGTAATATCTACGCTTGTGGTATCAATAATCGCAGCGCTCATCAGGCTGGCCACAAACCGTTCCCATATTAAGCGATACAAGCGTAATTGATCCCTACTCAGAAATTGTTTTAAAAAAGCCGGGTCCTTGTAGACAGATGTAGGCCTAATGGCCTCGTGGGCATCCTGTATTTTTCCTTTTTTAGCTTTTTCCTTGCGTTTTTCTTTGGGCACATACTCTTCACCAAAATTCTCGCCAATGTAAGCTTGCGCTTCTTCTTTTGCCGTCGGTGATACCCTGGTGGAATCAGTACGAATATAAGTAACCAATCCCGCCGGGCCTTCTTTACCTAAATCAATACCCTCATAAAGCTGCTGTGCTACCATCATTGTTTTTCTCGCCGTAAAATTCAATTTTCGGTAAGCTTCTTGCTGCAGACTACTGGTTGTAAAAGGAGCAGCGGGGTTCCGCTTCCTTTCTTTTTTGGTAACCTTGTCAACAATATAGTCTGCCTGGTCCAGATCTTTGGTGATTTGCTCCATTTTCTCTTGATTGGGTACTTCAGCCTTTTTGCCTTTAATTTTATGAAGCTTGGCCTCAAAAGACTTGCGGCCTTTGGACAGCTTGGAAATAAGCGTCCAGTATTCCTGGGGCTCAAACTTACTGATTTCTTCTTCCCTATCATTAATAAGCTTCATAGCAACAGATTGCACACGGCCGGCACTAAGACCCTTTTTGATCTTTCGCCAGAGCAGTGGGCTTAGATTATACCCCACCAAACGATCTAAAATGCGCCTGGCTTGCTGGGCATTCACCCGGTTTTGGTCAATAGGCCGGGGCTCTTTGACAGCCTGCTTGACGGCCTGCTTGGTAATTTCGTTAAACTCAATGCGGCATGCCCCGCCCTCATCCATATTGAGAGCATTGGCCAAATGCCAGGCAATGGCTTCACCTTCCCGGTCAGGGTCAGCAGCTAAAAGAACCTTATCGACCTTTTTAACCGCCGACTTTAATTCCTTGATAATCTCCCCTTTTCCACGGATGGTAATATATTTGGGTTTAAAATGATCGTCAGTAT
This genomic interval from Bacillota bacterium contains the following:
- the topA gene encoding type I DNA topoisomerase translates to MGKTLVIVESPAKAKSLTKFLGKNYTIKASMGHVRDLPKSQFGVDTDDHFKPKYITIRGKGEIIKELKSAVKKVDKVLLAADPDREGEAIAWHLANALNMDEGGACRIEFNEITKQAVKQAVKEPRPIDQNRVNAQQARRILDRLVGYNLSPLLWRKIKKGLSAGRVQSVAMKLINDREEEISKFEPQEYWTLISKLSKGRKSFEAKLHKIKGKKAEVPNQEKMEQITKDLDQADYIVDKVTKKERKRNPAAPFTTSSLQQEAYRKLNFTARKTMMVAQQLYEGIDLGKEGPAGLVTYIRTDSTRVSPTAKEEAQAYIGENFGEEYVPKEKRKEKAKKGKIQDAHEAIRPTSVYKDPAFLKQFLSRDQLRLYRLIWERFVASLMSAAIIDTTSVDITAGNYTFRATGSVVKFPGFMKVYTEATDKPKDNDDNKLLPELTEKDKLKLISLVPEQHFTQPPPRYTDATLVKILEEKGIGRPSTYAPIVDTILKRGYVVREEKKFFPTELGTLVVELLQEYFPNVLDVEFTAAMEDNLDNVEEGELDWVKILETFYRPFQKDLEKADEEIGKVEIADEVTDEICEECGKNLVIKMGRYGKFLACPGFPECRYTKPLLEPTGVECPECSGEMVIRRSKKGRKFYGCNNYPNCEFVTWDEPTARKCPDCGSMMVKKTKRGNETYQCINKQCKVQDENKKTKTSKKKSQGKAKNSWQNDSVKWSV